One region of Pagrus major chromosome 7, Pma_NU_1.0 genomic DNA includes:
- the LOC140999824 gene encoding pepsin A-like, which produces MMKWLVVLSALVAFSECLHRMPLIKGKTARQTLQEQGKWEEFRKQYPYNPMAKFVQSGTESMTNDADLSYYGVVSIGTPPQSFTVIFDTGSSNLWIPSVYCNSQACQNHKKFNPQQSSTFKWGNEALSIQYGTGSMTGYLAIDTVEVGGISVANQVFGISQTEAAFMASMAADGILGLAFQSIASDNVVPVFDNMIKQGLVSQPMFSVYLSGNSEQGSEVVFGGTDSNHYTGQITWIPLSSATYWQISMDSVTINGQTVACSGGCQAIIDTGTSLIVGPTNDINNMNSWVGASTNQYGEATVNCQNIQSMPDVTFTLNGHAFTVPASAYVSQSYYGCSTGFGQGGSQQLWILGDVFIREYYAVFNAQSQYIGLAKSA; this is translated from the exons ATGATGAAGTGGCTCGTTGTCCTTTCAGCCCTTGTGGCTTTCTCCGAGTGCCTCCACAG GATGCCCCTGATCAAGGGAAAGACTGCCAGGCAGACCCTGCAGGAGCAGGGAAAGTGGGAGGAGTTCAGGAAGCAGTACCCATACAACCCAATGGCCAAGTTCGTCCAATCTGGAACTGAGTCCATGACAAACGATGCTGAC CTGTCCTACTATGGTGTGGTCTCCATTGGTACTCCTCCTCAGTCCTTCACCGTCATCTTTGACACTGGCTCCTCCAACCTGTGGATCCCTTCAGTCTACTGCAACAGCCAGGCCTGCC AGAACCACAAGAAATTCAACCCTCAGCAGTCCTCCACCTTCAAGTGGGGCAACGAGGCTCTGTCCATCCAGTATGGCACTGGCAGCATGACCGGATATCTGGCCATCGACACTGTTGAG GTGGGCGGCATCTCTGTGGCCAACCAGGTGTTTGGAATCAGCCAGACCGAGGCTGCTTTCATGGCTTCCATGGCTGCTGATGGCATCCTGGGATTGGCCTTCCAGTCCATTGCCTCTGACAACGTCGTGCCTGTCTTCGACAACATGATCAAGCAGGGTCTGGTGTCCCAGCCAATGTTCTCCGTCTACCTGAGCGG CAACAGTGAGCAGGGCAGCGAGGTGGTCTTTGGTGGCACCGACAGCAACCACTACACTGGACAAATCACCTGGATCCCCCTGTCCTCTGCCACCTACTGGCAGATCAGCATGgacag CGTTACCATCAACGGACAGACCGTGGCCTGCTCTGGTGGCTGCCAGGCCATCATTGACACTGGTACCTCCCTGATCGTTGGTCCAACCAATGACATCAACAACATGAACTCCTGGGTTGGAGCCTCAACCAACCAGTACGGAGAG GCTACAGTGAACTGCCAGAACATCCAGAGCATGCCTGATGTCACCTTCACTCTCAATGGACACGCCTTCACCGTCCCTGCATCTGCCTACGTCTCTCAG AGCTACTACGGTTGCAGCACCGGCTTTGGCCAGGGTGGCTCTCAGCAGCTCTGGATCTTGGGAGATGTCTTCATCAGGGAGTACTACGCCGTCTTTAACGCCCAGTCTCAGTACATTGGTCTGGCCAAGTCTGCGTAA
- the prok1 gene encoding prokineticin-1, translated as MGFRAVLLSLLLVSLSLSRGAVITGACERDMQCGFGFCCAVSLWLRGLRMCVPRGVEGDECHPFSHKVPYPGKRQHHTCPCLPHLVCTRYDESRYRCTEDFKNMDF; from the exons ATGGGCTTCAGGGCGGTGCTGCTGTCTTTGCTGCTGGTGTCTCTGAGCCTGTCCAGAGGAGCTGTCATCACCGGG GCCTGTGAAAGAGACATGCAGTGTGGGTTTGGTTTTTGCTGTGCCGTCAGTCTGTGGCTGAGGGGTCTGAGGATGTGCGTCCCGAGAGGTGTGGAAGGGGATGAATGCCATCCCTTTAGTCACAAG GTGCCCTATCCAGGCAAAAGGCAACATCACACCTGCCCCTGTCTGCCCCACTTGGTGTGCACCAGGTACGATGAGAGCAGGTACAGATGTACTGAAGACTTCAAAAACATGGACttttaa